The Symphalangus syndactylus isolate Jambi chromosome 16, NHGRI_mSymSyn1-v2.1_pri, whole genome shotgun sequence genome has a window encoding:
- the LOC129464573 gene encoding LOW QUALITY PROTEIN: nuclear pore complex protein Nup50-like (The sequence of the model RefSeq protein was modified relative to this genomic sequence to represent the inferred CDS: substituted 1 base at 1 genomic stop codon) has translation MAKRNAEKELTDRNWDQEDEAEEVGTFSVGSEEVLKNRAIKKAKRRNVGFESDSGGAFQGFKGLVVPSGGGRFPGFGSGAGGKPCEGLPNGNNITSAPPFTSAKAVAEPKVAFGSLAANGPTALVDKKVSNPQTNGDSQQPSSSGLASSKACVGNAYXKQLAALNCSVRDWIVKHVNTKPLCDLTPIFKDYEKYLANIEQQHENSGRNSESESNKAAAETQSPSLFGSTKLQQESAFLFHGNKTEDRPDKKVEVASEKKTDPSSLGATSASFNFGKKVDSSVLGSLSSVPLTGFSFSPGNSSLFGKDITESKPVSSPFPTKLLEGQAEGDSGECKGGDEEESDESPKAVVTEVKEEDAFYSKKCKLFYKKDNEFKEKGIGTLHLKPTANQKTQLLVRADTNLGNRLLNVLIPPNMPCTLHENSGPAFSF, from the coding sequence ATGGCCAAAAGAAATGCCGAGAAGGAACTTACAGATAGGAATTGGGATCAAGAAGATGAAGCTGAAGAGGTGGGAACATTCTCCGTGGGCAGTGAGGAAGTCTTGAAGAATAGAGCCATAAAGAAAGCAAAGCGCAGAAATGTTGGATTCGAATCTGACAGTGGAGGAGCCTTTCAAGGTTTTAAAGGTTTAGTGGTACCTTCTGGAGGAGGACGGTTTCCTGGATTTGGTAGTGGTGCTGGAGGGAAGCCTTGCGAAGGACTGCCGAATGGAAACAACATAACCAGCGCCCCTCCCTTCACCAGTGCAAAGGCAGTGGCAGAGCCCAAGGTAGCCTTTGGTTCTCTTGCTGCAAATGGCCCTACCGCCTTGGTTGATAAAAAAGTTTCAAATCCCCAAACTAATGGGGACAGTCAGCAGCCCTCCTCCTCTGGCCTTGCTTCCAGTAAAGCTTGTGTCGGAAATGCCTATTAGAAGCAGTTGGCCGCCTTGAACTGCTCCGTGCGGGATTGGATAGTGAAGCATGTGAATACAAAGCCCCTCTGTGATCTGACACCTATCTTTAAAGACTATGAGAAATATTTAGCAAACATTGAACAGCAACACGAGAACAGTGGCAGGAATTCTGAAAGTGAATCTAACAAAGCTGCAGCTGAAACACAGTCTCCTTCTCTTTTTGGCTCAACAAAATTACAGCAAGAGTCAGCGTTTTTGTTTCATGGCAACAAAACTGAAGATAGACCTGACAAGAAGGTGGAGGTGGCATCTGAAAAGAAAACGGACCCATCATCACTAGGAGCGACAAGTGCCTCATTTAATTTCGGCAAGAAAGTTGATAGCTCTGTTTTGGGCTCATTAAGCTCTGTCCCCCTGACTGGATTTTCATTCTCCCCTGGAAACTCCAGTTTATTTGGCAAAGATATTACCGAGAGTAAACCAGTCTCTTCACCATTTCCCACTAAACTATTGGAGGGCCAAGCAGAAGGTGACAGTGGTGAATGCAAAGGTGGAGATGAAGAAGAGAGTGATGAGTCACCCAAAGCAGTAGTTACCGAAGTAAAAGAAGAAGATGCTTTTTACTCCAAAAAGTGTAAACTATTTTACAAGAAAGATAATGAGTTTAAAGAGAAAGGCATAGGTACTCTGCATTTAAAACCTACAGCAAATCAGAAGACACAGCTTTTGGTGCGGGCAGACACCAATTTAGGCAACAGATTGCTGAATGTTCTGATTCCACCCAATATGCCATGTACGCTTCACGAGAATTCAGGACCTGCATTTTcattctaa